The Flavobacterium piscisymbiosum genome includes a region encoding these proteins:
- a CDS encoding ATP-dependent Clp protease ATP-binding subunit, producing the protein MDDNFSPRVKDVITYSKEEALRLGHDFIGTEHLMLGILRDGNGKAIHILNNLAVDLDHLRRKVEILSPANQSVEVNAEKKNLHLTRQAERALKTTFLEAKVFQSSSISTAHLLLCILRNENDPTTKLLNKLKIDYDIAKEQYLNMTPNEEEFLENLPRNESYNDDSGQDDSLKESSFNNPANKSNKKSKTPVLDNFGRDLTEMAEEGKLDPVVGREKEIERVSQILSRRKKNNPLLIGEPGVGKSAIAEGLALRIIQKKVSRILFNKRVVTLDLASLVAGTKYRGQFEERMKAVMNELEKNDDIILFIDEIHTIVGAGGATGSLDASNMFKPALARGEIQCIGATTLDEYRQYIEKDGALERRFQKVIVEPTSVEETIAILNNIKDKYEDHHNVTYTQEAIEACVKLTNRYMSERFLPDKAIDALDEAGSRVHITNIDVPKQILDLERQLEEVREMKNMVVKKQKYEEAAKLRDDEKRIEKDLAVAQEQWEEDSKNNRIEVTEDNVADVVSMMTGIPVNRIAQTESNKLAKLPELIQNKVIGQNEAVLKIARSIQRNRAGLKDPNKPIGSFIFLGQTGVGKTQLAKVLAKELFDSEDALVRIDMSEYMEKFAISRLVGAPPGYVGYEEGGQLTEKVRRKPYCVVLLDEIEKAHPDVFNMMLQVLDDGYLTDSLGRKIDFKNTIIIMTSNVGARQLKDFGQGVGFGTAAKVAQADENSKSIIENALKKTFAPEFLNRIDDVIVFNALEKGDIDLIIEIELAKLYSRIAELGYKLNLTDKAKAFIAEKGFDRQFGARPLKRAIQKYVEDLLAEEIITSKIHSGDEILMDLKDDSQELSVEIHKAEEPTNQ; encoded by the coding sequence ATGGATGATAATTTTTCACCAAGAGTAAAAGATGTTATTACCTACAGTAAAGAAGAAGCCTTACGTTTGGGCCACGACTTTATTGGTACTGAACATCTAATGCTAGGCATTTTAAGGGATGGAAACGGAAAAGCTATTCATATACTTAATAACCTTGCAGTCGATCTAGATCATTTACGCAGGAAGGTAGAAATACTGAGCCCGGCCAATCAAAGCGTTGAAGTAAATGCAGAAAAGAAAAATCTTCATCTTACCCGCCAAGCGGAAAGAGCACTGAAGACAACGTTTCTCGAAGCTAAAGTATTTCAGAGCTCGTCGATTAGCACAGCGCATCTGCTATTGTGTATCTTACGAAACGAAAACGATCCAACAACCAAGCTATTGAATAAGCTAAAAATAGATTATGACATAGCTAAAGAACAATATTTAAATATGACTCCAAACGAAGAAGAATTCTTAGAAAACTTGCCAAGAAACGAATCGTATAATGACGATTCAGGACAAGATGACAGTCTTAAAGAAAGTAGTTTTAATAATCCCGCCAATAAGTCAAACAAAAAATCCAAGACTCCGGTTTTGGATAATTTTGGGAGAGATTTAACAGAAATGGCCGAGGAAGGAAAACTAGATCCGGTTGTAGGACGCGAGAAAGAAATTGAACGTGTTTCTCAAATTCTAAGCCGTAGAAAAAAGAACAACCCGCTTCTTATTGGAGAACCAGGAGTTGGTAAATCTGCTATTGCAGAAGGACTGGCACTTCGAATTATCCAAAAGAAAGTTTCTCGTATTCTTTTCAACAAACGTGTGGTAACTCTTGATTTGGCTAGTTTAGTAGCCGGAACAAAATACCGTGGTCAGTTTGAAGAAAGAATGAAAGCCGTGATGAACGAATTAGAGAAAAATGATGATATCATTCTTTTTATTGATGAAATTCACACGATTGTAGGCGCTGGCGGAGCAACAGGTTCTCTTGATGCTTCGAACATGTTCAAACCTGCTTTGGCAAGAGGAGAAATTCAATGTATTGGTGCTACTACTCTTGATGAGTACAGACAATATATTGAGAAAGACGGAGCTCTTGAAAGACGTTTCCAGAAAGTAATTGTTGAACCAACTTCTGTTGAAGAAACAATCGCGATCCTAAACAACATAAAAGACAAATACGAAGATCACCACAATGTAACTTATACTCAGGAAGCTATTGAAGCTTGTGTTAAATTAACAAACAGATATATGTCTGAGCGTTTTTTACCGGACAAAGCTATTGATGCTCTTGACGAAGCCGGATCTCGCGTACACATTACTAATATTGATGTTCCTAAACAAATTCTTGATTTAGAACGTCAGTTAGAAGAAGTTCGCGAAATGAAGAACATGGTAGTCAAAAAACAAAAATACGAAGAGGCTGCCAAACTTCGCGATGATGAAAAACGCATCGAAAAAGATCTTGCTGTTGCACAAGAACAATGGGAAGAGGATTCTAAAAACAACAGAATTGAAGTTACAGAAGATAATGTAGCTGATGTTGTTTCTATGATGACTGGAATTCCTGTAAACAGAATTGCACAAACAGAAAGCAATAAACTGGCTAAATTACCTGAATTGATTCAGAATAAAGTAATTGGTCAAAACGAAGCTGTTCTTAAAATTGCACGTTCTATACAACGTAACAGAGCCGGACTTAAAGATCCTAACAAACCAATTGGTTCGTTTATTTTCCTTGGTCAGACTGGAGTTGGTAAAACACAATTAGCAAAAGTTTTAGCAAAAGAATTATTCGATTCTGAAGATGCGTTAGTTCGTATCGACATGAGTGAATACATGGAAAAATTTGCGATCTCTCGTTTAGTTGGAGCGCCTCCGGGATACGTTGGTTACGAAGAAGGTGGTCAATTGACTGAAAAAGTTCGTAGAAAACCATATTGTGTGGTACTTTTAGACGAGATCGAAAAAGCGCATCCGGACGTATTCAATATGATGCTTCAGGTTTTAGATGACGGATATTTGACAGATAGTTTAGGTCGCAAAATCGACTTTAAAAACACTATCATTATTATGACATCTAACGTTGGAGCGCGTCAGTTGAAAGATTTTGGACAAGGTGTAGGATTTGGAACTGCTGCAAAAGTAGCTCAGGCCGATGAAAACTCAAAAAGCATTATCGAAAATGCATTGAAAAAAACCTTTGCTCCTGAATTCTTAAACAGAATTGATGATGTAATCGTATTTAACGCATTAGAAAAAGGCGACATCGATTTGATTATCGAAATCGAACTTGCAAAACTATATTCTCGCATTGCTGAATTAGGATACAAGCTAAATCTTACTGATAAAGCCAAAGCATTTATTGCTGAAAAAGGTTTCGACAGACAATTTGGAGCAAGACCTCTAAAAAGAGCAATCCAGAAATACGTTGAAGATTTATTGGCAGAAGAAATCATAACTTCAAAAATACATTCAGGTGATGAAATCTTAATGGATTTAAAAGATGATTCTCAAGAACTTTCAGTAGAAATTCATAAAGCCGAGGAGCCAACTAATCAATAA
- the gyrA gene encoding DNA gyrase subunit A — protein MSEGEKLIPINIEDEMKSAYIDYSMSVIVSRALPDVRDGLKPVHRRVLYGMYDLGVTSRSAHKKSARIVGEVLGKYHPHGDTSVYDAMVRMAQEWSMRYLLVDGQGNFGSVDGDSPAAMRYTEARMRKISEDIMADIEKETVDFQLNFDDTLYEPKVMPTRVPTLLVNGATGIAVGMATNMPPHNLTEVINGTLAYLDNNDIEVDELMTHIKAPDFPTGGVIYGYEGVREAFKTGRGRIVMRAKVGFEEVDGRECIIVTEIPYQVNKAEMIKRTADLVNDKKIEGIANIRDESDRNGMRIVYILKRDATPNVVLNTLYKFTSLQSSFSVNNIALVKGRPQMLNLKDMIHYFIEHRHDVVVRRTRFELRKAEERAHILEGLIIASDNIDEVIAIIRGSKNTEEAREKLIERFNLSDIQARAIVEMRLRQLTGLEQDKLRAEYDELMKLIEHLKALLADVDLRTNLIKEELEEIREKYGDERRSTIEYSGGDVSIEDLIADENVVITISHAGYIKRTNLTEYKTQNRGGVGQKSAGTRDQDFLEHMFVATNHQYMMFFTQKGKCFWMRVYEIPEGSKTAKGRAIQNLVNIESDDKVKAFICTQDLKDKDYINSHNLVMVTKQGQVKKTSLEKYSKPRVNGVAAITIKEGDELLEAKLTNGESQIILAVKSGKLVRFEETKTRPMGRTASGVRGITLKDDTDEVIGMVTVDKENVNDTQILVVTENGYGKRTKLVDDDGEDVYRITNRGGKGVKTLNITEKTGKLISISNVTDADDLMIINKSGLTIRMAIEDLRVMGRATQGVRLINLKGKDSIAAVTKVMKDDVAEVVVDEDGNVIESAIERVKPDLEVLEDEGPVEDDDDDDSDEEVEDEDDAEEEESEE, from the coding sequence ATGTCTGAAGGAGAAAAGTTAATTCCTATTAACATTGAAGATGAAATGAAATCTGCTTACATCGATTATTCGATGTCAGTAATTGTATCGAGAGCGCTTCCTGATGTTAGAGATGGCTTGAAACCAGTGCATCGAAGAGTTCTTTACGGAATGTATGATTTAGGTGTAACTTCAAGATCTGCCCACAAAAAGTCTGCAAGAATCGTAGGAGAGGTTCTGGGTAAGTATCACCCACACGGGGATACTTCTGTTTATGATGCAATGGTTCGTATGGCTCAGGAATGGAGTATGCGTTATTTATTAGTGGATGGTCAGGGTAACTTTGGATCTGTAGATGGTGATAGCCCTGCAGCAATGCGTTATACTGAGGCCAGAATGCGTAAAATATCTGAAGATATTATGGCAGATATCGAAAAAGAAACAGTTGATTTTCAATTGAACTTTGACGATACTTTATATGAGCCAAAAGTAATGCCTACAAGAGTTCCTACTTTATTAGTAAACGGAGCAACAGGTATTGCGGTAGGTATGGCAACCAATATGCCTCCACACAATTTAACTGAAGTTATCAATGGTACATTAGCGTATCTTGATAATAACGATATTGAAGTTGACGAATTAATGACACATATTAAAGCTCCCGATTTTCCAACCGGTGGTGTAATATATGGTTATGAAGGAGTTCGTGAAGCTTTTAAAACCGGTAGAGGACGTATTGTAATGCGTGCGAAAGTTGGTTTTGAAGAAGTTGACGGAAGAGAATGTATCATCGTAACAGAGATTCCATATCAGGTGAATAAAGCCGAAATGATCAAACGTACGGCTGATTTAGTTAACGATAAAAAAATCGAAGGTATTGCGAATATTCGTGACGAGTCTGACAGAAACGGTATGCGTATCGTTTATATCCTGAAACGTGACGCTACGCCAAACGTAGTATTGAATACCTTATATAAATTTACATCATTACAATCTTCTTTTAGTGTAAACAATATTGCATTAGTAAAAGGTCGCCCACAAATGTTGAATCTAAAAGATATGATTCATTATTTTATTGAGCACCGTCATGATGTAGTAGTTAGAAGAACTCGTTTTGAATTGCGTAAAGCCGAAGAAAGAGCCCATATTTTAGAAGGATTAATTATTGCTTCTGATAATATTGATGAAGTTATTGCGATCATCAGAGGTTCTAAAAATACAGAAGAAGCTCGTGAGAAATTGATCGAAAGATTTAATTTATCTGACATTCAGGCACGTGCCATTGTTGAAATGCGTTTACGTCAGTTAACAGGTCTGGAACAAGATAAGTTAAGAGCTGAATACGATGAATTGATGAAATTAATCGAACATTTGAAAGCTTTATTAGCAGATGTAGATTTAAGAACGAATTTAATTAAAGAAGAACTGGAAGAAATCCGTGAGAAATACGGAGATGAACGTCGTTCTACTATTGAATATTCTGGTGGAGATGTAAGTATCGAAGATTTGATCGCAGATGAGAATGTAGTTATTACAATTTCGCATGCAGGTTACATCAAACGTACTAACTTAACAGAATACAAAACTCAAAATAGAGGTGGAGTTGGACAAAAAAGTGCAGGAACAAGAGATCAGGATTTCCTTGAGCATATGTTCGTTGCAACCAATCACCAATATATGATGTTCTTTACGCAAAAAGGAAAATGTTTCTGGATGCGTGTTTATGAAATTCCTGAAGGAAGCAAAACTGCAAAAGGTAGAGCGATTCAGAATTTAGTAAATATTGAAAGTGACGATAAAGTAAAAGCTTTCATTTGTACACAAGACTTAAAAGATAAAGATTATATCAATAGTCATAATCTTGTAATGGTAACGAAACAAGGTCAGGTGAAGAAAACTTCTTTAGAGAAATACTCTAAACCAAGGGTAAATGGAGTTGCTGCAATTACAATTAAAGAAGGTGATGAGTTACTTGAAGCTAAATTAACAAACGGAGAAAGCCAAATTATCCTTGCTGTTAAGTCTGGTAAATTGGTTCGTTTTGAGGAAACTAAAACGCGTCCGATGGGAAGAACAGCTTCAGGAGTTCGCGGAATTACCTTAAAAGACGATACTGATGAAGTAATTGGTATGGTTACAGTTGACAAAGAAAATGTAAACGATACACAGATTTTGGTTGTAACTGAAAACGGATACGGTAAACGTACTAAATTAGTTGATGACGATGGAGAAGATGTTTACAGAATTACAAACCGTGGAGGTAAAGGTGTTAAAACACTTAATATCACAGAGAAAACCGGAAAATTAATTTCTATTAGTAATGTAACGGATGCTGATGATTTAATGATTATCAACAAGTCAGGATTAACAATTAGAATGGCGATTGAAGATTTACGTGTAATGGGTCGTGCAACACAAGGTGTTCGATTGATTAACTTAAAAGGTAAAGATTCTATTGCTGCTGTAACAAAAGTTATGAAAGATGATGTTGCGGAAGTTGTTGTTGATGAAGACGGAAATGTTATTGAATCTGCTATCGAAAGAGTAAAACCGGATTTAGAAGTTCTTGAGGACGAAGGTCCTGTAGAAGATGACGACGACGATGATTCTGATGAAGAAGTAGAAGACGAAGATGACGCTGAAGAAGAAGAGTCTGAGGAATAA
- a CDS encoding tetratricopeptide repeat protein: MKSKYVILASALLISVATFAQKDQIKSAEKALKGGDAQGAITILNDAENMVANAKDVEQAQFYSVKANAYLDLANKKIDESKNLSLSAENYKKLIDVEKASGKLKYSTQAAASITEIKGKLINSAIADSQAGKHTEGAKKLYDAYLLEKKDTINLYYAASTAVNAQDFDLALPMYEELKQLNYSGKGTSYTAVNKISGNEDAFNSAKDRDLAVKLGTHEKPQTEAIPSKRGEIYKNLALILVQKGRSEDAKKAIADARKANPDDSSLILTEANLYLESKDFDTYKKLVGEALQKDPNNADLVFNLGVLSANAKNNADAEKYYLKAVEINPKYTNAYLNLAALKLEAEKPIIDEMNKLGTSAKDMKRYDVLKAQRENVFKGVIPYLKKANELDPKNEDVSKTLLGVYKALEMTAEAKALKATM; the protein is encoded by the coding sequence ATGAAAAGTAAATATGTAATACTTGCGTCAGCATTATTGATTTCAGTAGCTACTTTTGCTCAAAAAGATCAGATAAAAAGTGCTGAAAAAGCGTTAAAAGGAGGGGATGCTCAGGGAGCAATTACAATCCTGAATGATGCGGAAAATATGGTAGCAAATGCTAAAGATGTTGAGCAGGCTCAATTTTATTCTGTAAAAGCTAATGCTTATTTAGATTTAGCTAATAAAAAAATAGATGAAAGTAAAAACCTATCTCTTTCTGCAGAAAACTATAAAAAGTTAATTGATGTTGAAAAAGCTTCAGGAAAATTAAAATATTCTACTCAGGCTGCAGCTTCAATTACGGAGATCAAAGGAAAGTTGATTAATTCAGCTATCGCAGATTCTCAGGCTGGTAAACATACTGAAGGAGCGAAAAAATTGTATGATGCTTATTTGTTAGAGAAAAAAGATACAATCAATTTGTATTATGCAGCTTCTACAGCAGTAAATGCTCAGGATTTTGATCTTGCATTGCCAATGTACGAAGAGTTGAAACAATTAAACTATTCTGGAAAAGGAACTAGCTATACTGCTGTAAATAAAATTTCAGGTAACGAAGATGCTTTCAATAGTGCTAAAGACAGAGATTTAGCTGTAAAATTAGGAACTCACGAAAAACCTCAAACAGAAGCTATTCCTTCAAAAAGAGGAGAGATTTACAAAAATCTTGCGTTAATTTTAGTTCAAAAAGGACGTAGCGAAGATGCTAAAAAAGCAATCGCAGATGCAAGAAAAGCAAATCCGGATGATAGTTCTTTGATTCTTACTGAAGCTAACTTGTATTTAGAGTCTAAAGATTTTGATACTTACAAAAAATTAGTTGGTGAAGCTTTACAAAAAGATCCAAACAATGCTGATTTAGTATTCAATTTAGGAGTTCTTAGTGCTAATGCAAAAAATAATGCTGATGCTGAGAAATATTATTTGAAAGCTGTTGAAATCAATCCAAAATATACAAATGCTTATCTTAACCTGGCAGCTTTAAAATTAGAAGCTGAAAAACCAATTATTGATGAGATGAATAAATTGGGTACTTCTGCAAAAGATATGAAGCGTTACGATGTGTTGAAAGCACAAAGAGAAAACGTTTTTAAAGGTGTGATTCCTTACCTTAAAAAAGCAAATGAATTAGATCCTAAAAACGAAGATGTTTCTAAAACATTATTGGGGGTTTACAAAGCATTAGAAATGACTGCTGAAGCAAAAGCATTGAAAGCTACAATGTAA
- a CDS encoding OsmC family protein, whose protein sequence is MKFTRKANANWKGTGMEGTGKISTQSTTLDNAQLSFKTRFADGVGTNPEELVAAAHSGCFTMQLSFLLNEGGFTADDLNTEATVTFEDGTITLIHLDLKGKVPNITAEEFEKTAAKAKEICPISKLLNTTITLSVTLES, encoded by the coding sequence ATGAAATTTACAAGAAAAGCAAATGCCAACTGGAAAGGAACTGGCATGGAAGGAACTGGAAAAATCAGTACACAAAGTACAACATTAGATAATGCTCAATTATCATTTAAAACAAGATTTGCAGACGGAGTTGGAACAAATCCTGAAGAATTGGTTGCTGCAGCACATTCGGGCTGTTTTACAATGCAACTAAGCTTTTTACTTAACGAAGGTGGTTTTACAGCAGATGATTTAAATACAGAAGCGACAGTTACTTTTGAGGACGGAACGATAACATTAATCCATTTGGATTTAAAAGGGAAAGTTCCCAATATTACTGCTGAAGAATTTGAAAAAACAGCAGCAAAAGCAAAAGAAATTTGTCCTATCTCAAAATTATTAAATACGACAATTACACTTTCTGTAACTTTAGAAAGTTAA
- a CDS encoding DUF349 domain-containing protein translates to MLEEKNDNLQEADGKLEIGISDSTQDNAIETSEPETAAEISTSETEVENTAEETEANHQTALDAITNSNAEESEDETLKERHDIPMQDYDTFAMDALVDELKKLISTDKVMSVKDHIEEIKKSFLLQYNHLIEEKKEEFNASKQDPNEEFEYHSPLKSKFDEYYNVFREKRNAHFKHLQTNLKSNLEERLAIVEELKELINPQENIKDTLKHFNDLRERWKNAGAIPKDKYNHVWNNYHFHVENFYDYLHLDREARDLDFKYNLEQKQKIIARVEELTNETDISKAFRELQDLHRIWKEDIGPVSKEHRDTIWNKFSELTKKIHDKREVLFESQRANEQNNLETKKEIIAKIEVLGTEKVNSHSQWLVQIQKVEALRNEFFAAGKVPSDVNEETWAAFKTAVRNFNSFKNSFYKDIKKDQNDNLNKKMALVAKAKELQESTDFGATTPVMKQIQEEWKQIGHVPKKYSDKIWKEFKDACNHYFDKLKEHKSEENVDEVAAFDNKKAYLDILRAYQLTGDHKTDLDAIKAHIEIWKGYGKVPFSRRHIEGKFNKILDALFEKLSLSKKETEMMRFSNRIDSLSDSNDTRKLDNEKIFLMRKIEEVQNEIFQLENNIQFFANTKNAKKENSIVLEVRKNIAIHKESLELWKDKLKQLRNLGQE, encoded by the coding sequence ATGTTAGAAGAAAAGAATGATAACCTGCAGGAAGCAGACGGAAAATTAGAAATCGGGATTAGCGATTCTACGCAAGATAATGCAATTGAAACATCGGAGCCTGAAACAGCTGCTGAAATTTCAACTTCTGAAACTGAAGTAGAAAATACAGCCGAAGAAACAGAAGCCAATCATCAGACTGCATTAGACGCCATAACAAATTCAAACGCTGAAGAAAGTGAAGATGAAACGCTAAAAGAGCGTCATGATATTCCTATGCAGGATTATGATACTTTTGCTATGGATGCGCTTGTAGACGAGCTTAAAAAACTGATCTCTACAGATAAAGTAATGTCTGTAAAAGATCATATCGAAGAAATCAAAAAATCATTTTTATTACAATACAACCACCTTATAGAGGAGAAAAAAGAAGAATTTAACGCTTCTAAACAAGACCCGAATGAGGAATTTGAATATCATTCTCCGTTAAAATCGAAATTTGACGAATATTATAATGTTTTTAGAGAAAAACGAAATGCACATTTCAAGCATTTACAAACCAATCTAAAATCGAATTTAGAAGAGAGACTTGCAATAGTTGAAGAGCTAAAAGAGCTTATCAATCCGCAGGAAAACATCAAAGATACCCTTAAACATTTTAATGATTTAAGAGAAAGATGGAAAAATGCCGGAGCAATACCAAAAGACAAATACAATCACGTTTGGAATAATTACCACTTTCATGTAGAGAATTTTTATGATTACCTACACTTAGATCGTGAAGCAAGGGATTTAGATTTTAAATACAATCTGGAACAAAAACAAAAAATTATTGCACGTGTTGAAGAATTAACAAACGAAACCGACATTAGTAAAGCGTTTCGTGAATTACAGGATTTACACAGAATCTGGAAAGAAGATATTGGTCCTGTTTCTAAAGAACACCGTGATACAATCTGGAATAAATTTAGTGAACTAACTAAAAAAATCCATGACAAAAGAGAAGTTTTGTTTGAAAGCCAAAGAGCAAACGAGCAAAATAATCTTGAAACTAAAAAAGAAATCATTGCAAAAATTGAAGTTTTAGGAACCGAAAAGGTAAACTCTCATTCACAATGGTTAGTACAAATTCAGAAAGTAGAAGCGCTTAGAAATGAGTTTTTTGCTGCCGGAAAAGTACCTTCAGATGTAAACGAAGAAACCTGGGCTGCTTTTAAAACTGCCGTAAGAAACTTTAATTCTTTTAAAAATTCATTTTACAAAGACATTAAAAAGGATCAAAACGACAATTTGAACAAAAAAATGGCTCTTGTTGCAAAAGCCAAAGAACTACAAGAAAGTACAGATTTTGGTGCTACTACTCCTGTTATGAAACAAATTCAGGAAGAGTGGAAACAAATTGGTCACGTTCCTAAAAAATATTCAGATAAAATCTGGAAAGAATTTAAAGATGCTTGTAATCATTATTTCGATAAATTAAAAGAACACAAATCAGAAGAAAATGTTGATGAGGTAGCGGCTTTTGATAATAAAAAAGCATACTTAGACATTTTAAGAGCTTACCAGCTTACCGGTGATCACAAAACTGATCTTGATGCTATTAAAGCACATATCGAAATCTGGAAAGGCTACGGAAAAGTACCTTTTTCAAGACGTCATATCGAAGGAAAATTCAATAAAATCCTGGATGCCCTTTTTGAAAAATTAAGTCTGAGTAAAAAAGAAACTGAAATGATGCGTTTTTCAAACAGAATCGATTCTTTATCTGATAGTAACGATACTCGTAAATTAGATAATGAAAAGATCTTCCTGATGCGTAAAATTGAAGAAGTTCAAAATGAAATTTTCCAGTTAGAAAACAATATTCAGTTTTTTGCCAATACTAAAAATGCTAAAAAAGAGAATTCAATTGTTCTTGAAGTTCGTAAAAACATTGCTATTCACAAAGAAAGCCTTGAACTTTGGAAAGACAAACTGAAACAATTGCGTAATTTAGGTCAGGAATAA
- a CDS encoding lipid A phosphoethanolamine transferase — protein MNKLQLFYLSFLLITFSTKAQDTIELQKNPYTEARYHYYLKTILLFNEYLDTKTGSYNTTELRFLHPIANKAWNLRVDLPLISTNTSSINKTRIGDIGVGISYIPYLNHSKGVAFRARVISNSAADPALGSGKWVFAPAIFYGSYIKEKKLLWIASLENQLSFAGSDKRDDINTTAFENYFMYILGKNWIAADVAFRYNATNKEFPNNAFVEFGRKITSNDMAYIHPSIAFGNHKSYNYGIEIGMLILF, from the coding sequence ATGAATAAATTACAACTATTTTATTTATCATTCCTTTTAATCACTTTTTCTACAAAAGCTCAGGATACTATAGAGCTTCAAAAAAATCCTTACACAGAGGCACGTTATCATTATTATCTAAAAACGATTTTACTTTTTAATGAATATTTAGATACAAAGACAGGTTCTTATAATACCACCGAACTTCGTTTTTTACATCCCATCGCCAATAAAGCATGGAACTTAAGAGTTGATCTTCCATTAATATCCACCAATACTTCCTCAATCAATAAAACCAGAATTGGTGATATTGGTGTCGGCATAAGTTATATACCTTATCTAAATCATAGTAAGGGAGTTGCTTTTAGAGCCAGAGTCATTTCGAACTCGGCAGCAGATCCGGCTTTGGGATCAGGAAAATGGGTCTTTGCTCCTGCCATATTTTATGGTTCTTATATAAAAGAAAAAAAATTACTCTGGATTGCTTCTTTAGAGAATCAACTGAGTTTTGCCGGATCAGACAAACGAGATGATATTAATACCACAGCATTCGAAAATTACTTTATGTACATCCTCGGGAAAAACTGGATTGCGGCCGATGTTGCGTTCAGATACAACGCAACAAACAAAGAATTCCCTAATAATGCTTTCGTAGAATTTGGACGAAAAATAACCTCAAATGATATGGCCTATATTCATCCCAGTATTGCTTTTGGAAACCATAAATCCTACAATTATGGTATCGAAATCGGAATGCTTATTTTGTTTTAG
- a CDS encoding shikimate dehydrogenase family protein — MIDILRRRFGLLGRNISYSFSKGYFTEKFSDEVFAGNSYENFDISEINYFTELVKNNPDLKGLNVTIPYKEQVIPFLDKLSKKAALIGAVNTIKFTKNGKLKGYNTDYYGFKKSLEPLLEPHHKKALILGTGGASKGVAFALDELGIPYTFVSREAKENIIDYNLINATTFDNFKIIINCTPVGTSPNTEACPDLPYEFFTDKHIAYDLIYNPAETQFLKNAKEKGAVIKNGYDMLIFQAEKAWKIWNK; from the coding sequence ATGATTGATATTTTAAGAAGACGTTTTGGCTTGTTAGGCCGTAATATTAGTTACTCATTTTCAAAAGGATATTTTACAGAAAAATTTAGCGATGAAGTTTTTGCCGGCAACAGCTACGAAAACTTTGACATCTCTGAAATTAATTATTTCACTGAGTTAGTAAAAAACAATCCCGATTTAAAAGGTTTAAATGTTACGATTCCGTACAAGGAACAAGTTATACCCTTCTTAGATAAACTATCAAAAAAAGCAGCTCTGATTGGTGCCGTAAACACTATTAAATTTACCAAAAACGGAAAATTAAAAGGCTACAACACGGATTATTATGGTTTCAAAAAATCATTAGAACCATTATTAGAGCCACACCACAAAAAAGCACTTATTCTGGGCACAGGCGGTGCTTCAAAAGGAGTTGCATTTGCACTGGATGAACTTGGTATTCCGTATACTTTTGTATCGAGAGAAGCTAAAGAAAACATCATAGATTACAACCTTATAAACGCCACTACATTTGATAATTTCAAAATCATAATCAATTGTACGCCTGTTGGTACAAGCCCAAATACAGAAGCTTGCCCGGATCTTCCGTATGAGTTTTTTACTGATAAGCATATTGCCTACGATTTAATTTATAATCCGGCAGAAACTCAGTTCCTTAAAAATGCTAAAGAAAAAGGTGCTGTAATAAAAAATGGTTACGACATGCTTATTTTTCAGGCAGAGAAAGCCTGGAAAATCTGGAATAAATAA